In a single window of the Neodiprion virginianus isolate iyNeoVirg1 chromosome 1, iyNeoVirg1.1, whole genome shotgun sequence genome:
- the LOC124307757 gene encoding 40S ribosomal protein S14a → MAPKRGKVQKEEVQVSLGPQVREGEIVFGVAHIFASFNDTFVHVTDLSGRETIARVTGGMKVKADRDEASPYAAMLAAQDVAEKCKSLGITALHIKLRATGGNKTKTPGPGAQSALRALARSSMKIGRIEDVTPIPSDSTRRKGGRRGRRL, encoded by the exons ATGGCTCCTAAAAGAGGGAAGGTTCAGAAGGAGGAGGTCCAGGTATCCCTCGGTCCCCAAGTTCGAGAGGGAGAAATCGTCTTCGGGGTTGCACACATCTTCGCGAGCTTCAACGACACTTTTGTCCACGTTACAGACTTGTCTGGCAG GGAAACCATCGCTCGCGTCACCGGTGGAATGAAGGTAAAGGCTGATCGTGATGAGGCATCTCCCTATGCCGCTATGTTGGCTGCTCAG GATGTGGCCGAAAAATGTAAATCGCTCGGAATCACAGCGCTTCACATTAAATTGAGGGCTACCGGAGGCAACAAGACAAAAACCCCGGGACCAGGAGCACAGTCTGCTCTCCGAGCTCTTGCTCGTTCGTCGATGAAGATTGGCCGCATTGAAGACGTAACCCCTATCCCTTCGGATTCAACCCGCAGGAAGGGTGGTCGCCGTGGTCGCAGgctgtaa
- the LOC124307703 gene encoding dynactin subunit 4 → MAYLFQPDYVRYVCSCGSVKPVSKIYFCRHCLKVRCGYCVCHEVDSHYCSNCMENLPSPEVRLKKNKCSNCFECPCCFQTLSTRAAPAPVRAGGNPSVEDTKSLAKPPPKKVYYLSCSFCRWTSRDAGIPDQFVATGGWPEQENPHSARIVALLEYHKILASRERQQSERKKFHPKRTYMQFEKFAMSSVMVRKRAGLCPLPQSQQSDYPQPAVASEEVEELSPDIFTQPLDITKITTLEQRLKHPDVQAEEINQLRPQHKQFLMKRSQRCRVCEHNVCKPEYSPQSIKFKIQLAAFYHIPEVRIVTCEPLRIGQTSELLLKLCNPTQHQTQIMLFPLSTSITPTTVTAAGTKEVDRENMQLGCESPNLLPSLVRQITVTEDPKPLKLSPQAEIILPESILILPPRDDAAEYDDTGDTHNFQDDPKLVVWRKGNKAVIRLHVKPNEDEQIEEGKEITVGFVMQYGYVNTIATLEHKEPQKLDLKIKLFLSIGKLVGST, encoded by the exons ATGGCGTATTTATTTCAACCGGATTACGTGCGCTACGTGTGCTCATGCGGTTCTGTAAAACCAGTATCAAAAATATACTTCTGCCGTCACTGTCTGAAAGTACGTTGCGGCTACTGCGTTTGTCACGAG GTCGACTCGCACTACTGTTCAAACTGCATGGAAAATCTGCCGTCTCCTGAGGTTCGACTCAAGAAAAACAA GTGCTCTAACTGCTTCGAGTGTCCCTGCTGTTTTCAAACACTGTCCACACGTGCTGCTCCTGCACCTGTGAGGGCAGGTGGAAACCCGAGCGTTGAGGACACCAAATCCCTTGCCAAACCTCCTCcgaaaaaagtttattatttGTCCTGCTCATTCTGTCGGTGGACATCTAGAGATGCTGGAATTCCTGATCAGTTTGTAG CAACCGGAGGATGGCCGGAGCAGGAGAATCCTCATTCGGCACGGATCGTAGCGCTCCTAGAATATCACAAGATTCTGGCGTCAAGGGAACGGCAACAAAGCGAACGGAAGAAGTTTCATCCAAAGCGTACTTACATGCAATTT GAGAAATTCGCGATGTCCTCCGTTATGGTCCGAAAACGTGCAGGCCTGTGCCCACTGCCACAGTCTCAGCAAAGTGACTATCCGCAGCCAGCCGTAGCTTCAGAAGAGGTCGAAGAACTTTCGCCAGATATTTTCACCCAGCCGCTTGATATTACTAAGA TAACAACTCTGGAGCAGCGTTTGAAACATCCTGATGTACAGGCCGAGGAAATAAATCAGCTGAGACCGCAGCACAAGCAGTTCTTGATGAAACGTTCGCAGCGTTGCAGAGTCTGTGAACATAACGTTTGCAAACCGGAGTACAGCCCACAGTCGATCAAATTTAAGATTCAGCTCGCTGCTTT TTATCATATTCCTGAGGTACGCATTGTAACTTGCGAACCATTGCGTATTGGCCAAACAAGCGAATTACTGCTGAAACTTTGCAACCCAACTCAACACCAGACCCAAATCATGCTATTCCCACTTTCGACTTCGATTACGCCAACCACCGTTACTGCTGCGGGTACAAAGGAGGTTGATCGTGAAAATATGCAGTTG GGTTGCGAATCTCCAAACCTTCTGCCTTCTTTGGTGCGTCAAATAACAGTGACCGAAGACCCAAAACCGTTAAAATTAAGCCCACAGGCGGAAATTATTCTGCCCGAAAGTATCCTGATACTTCCACCCAGAGATGATGCTGCCGAGTACGACGATACTGGAGATACACACAATTTCCAAGATGATCCTAA ACTTGTGGTGTGGAGAAAAGGGAACAAGGCAGTAATCAGGCTTCATGTTAAACCCAATGAGGATGAGCAGATCGAAGAAGGAAAGGAAATAACAGTAGGATTCGTTATGCAGTATGGATATGTCAATACCATCGCAACTCTGGAACACAAAGAACCGCAAAAACTTGATTTGAAGATAAAACTATTTCTCAGCATTGGCAAACTAGTTGGCTCTACCTAA